ctgccaagctcaGGCGCTGCtgatccctccaaccaccaccagctagCAGGGAGGGTTCagtatcttgcccaagaacacaacagcagaattctctgttaggagcagggatcgaacctgcaaccttctgattactggaaaaccaatctctacctcctgagctattgcTGCACTACATATGGCAACAAGGTTTTGGTTGCCAACACAGTAGTTTAGATAATGGTGGCTTTTAGTTTCTTGGTTGTTTGACACTTTATTTCGTGTGATTTAATATGATGatgtgttttaaattgtttaaaatgaaaaaatatgATTTGAAAAGACTTTTTACATGTTACATGTTGTTCTGTGGGTTTAGCAAGATGCTGCTGTTGCCTTTTCCCTTCAACCAAAGAGAAAGGCAGTTTTTAACTTTGAAGTAATGGCGTACAACAAACCTCAAAACATTTTTCTTGCAGCTGTGAACCTCAATAGATCTGCTGAACTAGGCTGTCGGCGGTTGGAAACCTCTCTATGGCGATCACAATGTCAGAGTGACTGAGACATAAATGTGCAATGTCTACGGAACCAACACCTGAACAATTTTGGAAGTATATAATTTATCATAAATTGTTCGACTGTGCCACTGTTTATGAGGTTCTAGGTTGAAAACCACATTGTTTTAGCAGCTTACGTACTAGTCAAACATTTAGATTTAGAAGATTTTCCTGCCTGATGAATGCTACATGCGTGTAACAGGTTACAGAAATAGTTTTCTGGAGCCTGTTTGCATTACAAATATAAAATAACTGAAAAAAATAGAGGCACAAACTTTTCTCACCTGAGCACAAAAGCATCACAATACGGATCCCATCCATTCTTACCTCCCATGCAGTGTAACTAAATGTGCGGTATATTTGCTCTTAAACAAATTATTTGGAAACTAGGAAAGAAAATGTCCCTACTTCATATGAGGAGATGCTAAAAGCAAAATGCAAACTTCATAAAAGGACTGCTCAAAACCTGTAGAGGAAATGTAGGTGGAGTTAAACCACCAGCACTTTCAGCACATGACCTGAAACCTTTTCATTTTTGCTTTAGAAGCAAACAGAAAAGAAGTTGGTGCATTTAAACATTTGCTGCAAACATAACTGAAGACCTTGGTTCAGCTGCAAATGCAGGCATAAGAAAACGCGGCTATACTGCCCTGTTACTTCTACAGTGTTCTATAGCCCCTGTACCCTTCTCTTTACACGTACacatgtgtttgtgtatttaCCATCAGAATCTTCTGACGCATTTAGACATATCCTCCCCAGCCTCTAAAACCAAAAACAATGATAGACCATAGAAAGTAGGAACATCATGCTTTTTCCTCGTTCTGCTTTTTAAATGAAACCACAGTATCCCGTTTATAGACAGATTCTGAAATTCTGTGTCTGAGAAATGGTGTCACGTGCACTGCAGATTGTGTTTAAAATTCATCATCAAATCATATTTGcctcacaataataataatgcaacGTTTATCTTAAAAAGGAATCCACTCTGTTCCATCCATAGGACCCATCCAGTGACGTCAATGCTACTATTTATGTCTCCAATGTGGTGCAGTGTCAGGAGAGCTACTTGATTGTGTTGTTAATCTTTCCTCAGTATGGAGCTACTATGCTGCTGACAATGTTCTAAATACACTATATGGAAAAAATAGTATGTGAGGCATAAATACAATGAATTgtttaacagtttttttttttggaaagacGTTTACAGTTTGCCATCAAAGAGCTACAGTCAATCACCCTGGATCATGTAAACTTAGAAATGTTCCCCAGCTTTGGAAACCTAAACATTTACTCAATTTATTACCTATGGCATTATATGAAAATCAGCTGAAATTACACGGCTTATCAGCTGATACAAGAATAGTTAAACTCCATCAAAGTTTACGTAAAACGTACCACGACAAATTCAATCTTTTCTTTGGACAAAGTGAGTTTTGAATCAAACCCAGGCTAGCTAAGGACCTGCAAGTGTTTTTAATGTTGAATCAATGTTGAAAAGAGTTGGTAGATGTTCATAATTTACATgactttaaaggtgcaatgtgtacaATTGAAGTAAGAAGGACATCCTGTGGCCAAATTTGGGTGCTGCAGTCCATTTTTCCTAACAACATGTCACTTTCTCATTCCCGTTCCGTGAGTTTCATGCCGGTTGCCAGTTAtgtatcagcaccagaagattctagatgcttGGGCGCCATAAAGGGGTGGAAGGTTAGGACgattctaatgggccattcccatctgtaccgggtcggcccgggccgggtagccccagtcggccccagcctggcccggttgattccacacatccttgtcttaagcccatgtgggctgattctacccaccaatcagaggcttgctctcatggaaggtgtgaatttgctgtcagcagtgggtgtgttggccctgttcggcctgaagcagacccaggccacccagatatgtaaacaacctatgctacccggcccgggccgacccggtacagatgggaatggcccataagggtCCAGGCTGTTGAAGGACCCAGAAGGCCAGacccctgtttttttttttcttttacttttttctttctctttttaatTAATGCATTAAAtcaattaatcaatttccctctgggattaataaagtattttgaatttgaatttaattgaattgaaatgtGCTAGGGCCCTCATGCGCTCAATGTGTGTTTAGCCTATTCATGTTCATGAATATACTGCagtaaaactgcagctgggtgtgAGTGTGGTCTGAACGGGTGCCaactattggaaaattatttcataactttttaatatatatatactatttcgtttttggaacagtgaacttagttcaattttttttaaattatgaactaCAAAACAtactagttcattttaaaatgaactcaGCGGTttaaaggcgctttataaataaagctttgattgattgattgataaaatgTACGAActcaactttgaactagttcattttttaaatgaactTGCCCAACACCGATTATTTGGTCAAGAGCTATAGAAACCTTGTATGAGCACACTAAGCATTCAACATGGTTATAAAATCAAATACATAACATGGTGTCGAACAtgtagcatccagaaatggtcagtttttcatctatatatttgacctacatcATCGGCAAGAACAGGTCAAACTATCTGCGGGATTCTGCTATTTTATCAGCTGAAGTCCAGGCCTCTGCAGCTTTGCACACAGGATAACATATTGTCATCAAAttgttcccgtttcaaggccttaaGCTTTCCTCTTGTCGCTTCTACGGGATTCctcctgcctctgaataaaagtgaacattttcagctcatatgagttacttATTCATACAATGAATGGAGAAGggattaaatgaaatgttttgattaatttgTACCTAAGTTAATAAGATTGAAATGAAAATTgtcctgcaatgatccatttgtcTGATAATCAGTCTACGTGACAAGCTAATCAGCCATCCTCTCATACACATGTGCATATCTCCATATGACGCAAGTTAAAGTAATTGCATGCACATAGATATCCTTTTATCCACAAATTAGAGCATCTGCTATCCGAAAGAAAGCGTGATGTCCTGagggttgtttgttaacacctcttaacatggcaggTCCTGATTGGCCAtgcaatcataatatgagaattattaaaacagaactcacttcctgagtgattcagttcaAGCTCAGCTCAAGCTCAGTTCAGTTCAAGTACACCTTCAGAGTGGCCAATCATGAAGGGACTTTGAACCATCGAAGCTTTCGACAAGCCAAAAGCTGCCTGCAGTGACACAGTAACttgctccttcagctattcagaaatagCTGTTCTAGATGCAAATTATTTcctctatcgttgtgacccggaggcaTCCTAGGAGTGACTTGGTTGCATCAAGGTTTTCCTACGAGCCACGTGCATTGGGGTCAACgactccttgacatctcggatccaaacaggGTCTCCAGGAACGGGTACGTAGGCACGACatgaattgcgtctgatgccgttttgataaatcAGTTCTTTAGATTATAGCAACCACAAATTCTTACACCCAGAATTCAtactttctttcagatacaaaggttctggtaAACATCACACACCATTCCATCATCATACATCACAATCCATCtacttatattcatccatcacataaaTTGTTTATAGCTTGTCTTGcatataattagtctagaaaataaagtttatttttgattatatccttgactgtctgaattaatacgaagtggaccatgatcactgaaaaagcaaagaatcctaattcttctgatttaacattcaaagatcaatcaggttgatatcctatatttatatagaatataccATCTTGTTGGTCATAGGTAAAGgtagtatattaagcttaaaagcaacaaattATTCCTCTACAAACATATGATAAATTCCATAACCATGAAAGCAGCAAAGTACACAAGGAGTGCTACTTCAAATGGAAAACTTTGCAACAGTTTGTAATGGCAGGTGTCCCTGGAGAAATAAGCTCATGCAAACAGAAATAGACTAAAATCAAGCTATTCTGAAGAAGACACTAGATGTAACCTTGTTCTTGGATTCTCAAAATGTACCCTTTAGGGGTAAAAACAAAAGACATCCATTAGGGCCGGCTCTGGGTGATTTGGTGCCTAATTGACAGTAACATCTTAAAGAGACAATTTTAGATGTGTATGTTcggattatttaatattctcaatgctaaatcaatgctgcactcgtgccaaaaacaagtgtctggtgtggatttaaataaattaattttgcatatcgatatatgtgataagccatttaatttgaaaaagtccatttctactgctgattacaaatagcctaacaagtaacttactcacctggttctagatggtgagattgtagctcagtaaatgtgctgctgctgcgggatgcctggatgaagacgctgcagcgtaaacaagaaagagacggcgtaagatgtcatgctgtgtttaggcagtgcGGTAGGCAGTTGtcactccccgccgggcccggcggcagctggggagtccccgccacggcgcccgcccgatgtgtcggacaaagttgaaatgttgctacacccacacctaacgttcttctggtatgaaaatattaaattcatattgtatgtgTACTTCAAACTTGAATTGAAgttcataaaaggctgcaatcatactcaAACAAAAACGGTAAaataaatcttacattcttcttcatcacagtgagactcaataggtgtagaagacagtctcgcccccgtggtgtcaacaggtgcctgtcgaCAGGCTGCAGAtactgtctcactgcatctggacatgaCGATTCAatagtaaaattaattggttaaagttacgagatactgtattgtgtatgtaaacagctagcgagggtccgtccatggaccgtgcgtggcaggagaggcagttagctacaatggtaaagcaaaaagttcctttgccaaatttataaagtctacatacctctgctttgggcccatttatttttttcttcctccttccttcgctttgggaatgctgatcccgatggcttaggtgttcttttcatcataAAAGACATCAAAAGTTTAAAtgcgacaacaggatgtccttctacagtgctacccacgcacatgatctacggcacccttaacggtcaaatgcatcggagcggtggcccaagcgggagctcgtcatgcagccagagtttttcctctccactgtcgctaaatgcttgtttagtatgaggattgctgtaaagtcactgacactagtcagtgacttgatgcaatttactgggttccttatataggaaacttttttctgattggcttaatgaactgacctttattggaatgtttactatgtgaagtgccttgagatgactcttgtcgtggtttggcgctatataaataaattgaactgaataaaacacaaataaaaaaaacacacagatagaattacagtttagagcaaaaggagaaggagaagacaaagttacagagCAGGTTACAGTGGAGATGACGCAGCATAGGAAACTACTAAAACAACTATATGTTTAGAAAAGTTTAGAAAAATAACAAAGTATAAATTGAGAGGTGTTTGAACTGGTGTCTCACTTCAAACATCTGGGAATCAGACTGAACTCAAATCGAACCTTCAAAAATCTCATTAAAAAGGTTGTAAATACTATAAGATTCTATCTAAGATTCTAAATAGTTTTTGTTGTACTTGTAGAAGTAGGTCAGCTGCCTTTAAACTCATGAACACTGTTTGAAAGGCCTTCAATAAACATGAACCCTTCTAATGACACAACCACAATCATTAACTGTTGTTTAAGACAGACTTTTTGAACTAGACTAGAGACCTGTGTAGACATCTGTCTGCATACAAAGCAGACTGTGATCTGTGTCAATAAACTCTCCCTTTACTGTGATCTTCTACTGAATCCAGCCCTAACACTATTTTGGACTGAGGAGAAGCCAGGATGACCCAAAAATGATTCTAATACAGCCTGACCACATACATCCCTAAAACAaatgtcaatttaaaaaaaacataacataaaagaaaatataaaaataaaacacattagcTGATACATTTGTCTATCAAGACTGTCTCAGctcaaaacagaaaaaggaaCAGTCTGCAAGTGCGCTTTGATCACATCTTTTGGCTGACACCCAATTTTCTTTCTGCCATAACACCATGACAGCTCTACATTTTGACTCATCCAAACCCACAACATCCTCTCATGTCGCTGCTCATCAGTGATAAAGTTTACTCTTTTCTCAGCATAGCCTAACCCCCAGTGCTCCAGCCACTCCCTCGTCTTCTCACCCATGTGACTGGTCTGAACACAAAGCAGTTTGAAAACGTCCATGTGTGCGTGTGCAAACTATGCAGCGCATGCTGGTAAAACTCCTTCCTGCCAAGCAAAGATCACCATTAAAGGTCAGGGAAAGGTCAAAGATCAGAGCACTGAGATGCTGCGTCTGACTTGGATTTCTAAGGGCAGGTTTGCAATGTTGTCACATGCTCCAGAAGCCCTCTATGGAGGAGTGTGTGTGCTATCAGTGCATACTAGATGTAACCTAAAGTCAGCTTCCCACACATAACCTTTAAAATAGTACATTTGATGAAATACCTGTCTTGCACAATGAAGCAAATTTTAAAATAAATCCTGCTAAACAGGATATGAAACCCAAGTCTTTCATAAAATCGAGGAAACATTGCAGATTTTATTAGTTTTGTTTAATGAGAATAGAGGAAGCAGCAGCTTGAATATTATTGTTTTCCTGTTCTGTGTAATAGCTGCAGTCCACCTTTCTATTGATGTGTAACATACTTTATACTGTAGTGCAGATTGTCCTTCGTCTTACACGACCTGTCCCACTTTGTCTCATTCCGCCATTCACCGAAACACTCTTTGCCCTTTCTGTCGCTGCTCACCAACACGCTACTCCAGCTCAGGGCGCTGCTGAATGTCACAAGCCTTCTCTAGTTGCGTCCTGATCTTTTTATAGCTGTGCAGCTGAAATGTGAAGGGTCACAATGGGAGGATAAATATAAGGGCCAGCACTCTGGAGAGGTGTCGCAGACGAAGGTCGGATCTTCTGCCTCCTTCTCTTCTCCCAGCTTGTCTCCAGACCTAAAAGGTAAAAGAGATGACCGTTCAACTAGCTACGACAAGAAATAATGCTCCATTTTAAACCTTGTCAATTCCTAACTTTGAATGTTTTTTTCACTTAAAGCATACTGTGCATGAGACCATGTATGTAAAACTATTACAATAATAGTTCTTCTCAACTAATCCATTTTAAACCACTTTATCTGGTCAGGAAGCCGTCTGCGTGTCACACATGACCTCATTCTAACCACTGCACATTTTTACTACACTCAAACGCCACTTTTAAATTGCATTTACAAATCAACctcagtttaaaaaaaacacttacATTCAAACTTATCTGATCAACCGGTAAACAGCACCCTTCTCTGGCGTGCATCAGAGGCTGCTGCGAAAACACCCAAGTTTCCACGGTCAGTGCAGCATTCGGGACTCACATGTTTGTGTGAATTTCTCAGACATGTTTGCACAGTAATACTCCATTAAGAGTAACATGGCTACTgagaaagtgttttttttttcacactcAGGATAGTTGCCTTGTGCAATGTACAGGGGCACAGAACAAATTTAGTCCTGACTTTTCATAGTGTGAGCACAGACAAGGGGAGTGTGTCCTGTGGAGGAAGAGGGTAGTGAGTGTAAAGTGACAGGGTTAGACTGAAAGGTTATAAAATAGAACGGGGCACCCACATGCTTGTCAGGTGTGGTCATTTTATTGATGGTGGAATATTGCAGAAAGCCAAAATATTGCAGAAAGCAAAAATGATTCTAATACTGCCTGACCACATACATCCCTAAAACAAATGCCAATAAACAAACATAACataaaagaaaatataaaaataaaacacattagcTGATATATTTGTCTATAAAGACTGTCTCAGCTCAAGACAGAAAAAGGAACAGTCTGCAAGTGCGCTTTGATCACATCTTTTGTCTGACACCCAATTTTCTTTCTGCCATAACACCGTGACAGCTCTGCATTTTGACTCATCCAAACCTACTGCATCCTCTCATGTTGTAGTAATGACGTCATCTGGACCTCTGCTACAGTTACAGATAGACCATCTACAAACACACAATTAGAGCCTTGGTTGTTCTCGTTCTTCACTAGGACATAGACACACAGGAAAACCACACATCTGTCTCACTGCTGTGTTCCTGCATCGCTGTCCTCCTTTCATCTTTAACTTTCTCACACTGGTTTGTCATACAGAAGAAAACCAAGACCTCTGATTATAAAACATTGCAGCTTTGCAATTTCGCTGAACTTTTACCCCTTGTGTCTGTCAATGTTGAGACCTGTCGCTGACTTTACTGACAGGATTTGTCTGGTCCTTTTTCTGTCCAGAGTCAAGATGCCTCACGCATACCCCTTCCTCTCCCCTGAACAGAAGAAGGAGCTCAGTGATATTGCTCAGAGGATTGTCGCTCCTGGCAAGGGAATCCTTGCTGCAGATGAGTCCACTGGTAAGAAGGTCATTGAAGATTGTTATTACTACTCAGTATGTACGAGCATAAAGTATCAACAGGGTATGTTATTCACCACAGAGTTACACAAGCCAAAATAGATACTAAAAACACTTTTCTAGGTTTGTCTTGCTGGTTTCCCAGAGACTGTTTTACATCACCGAAAACACCAAAACCACCTAGCAGCTGAGATGGTCCTGTCTTGATTAAATTCAAATcaactcaagtttatttatatagcgccaaatcccgacaagagtcgtctcaaggcacttcacacagtaaacattccaacacaggtcagttcattaagccaatcagaaaaaataatcctatataaggaacccagctaacTGCATCAACCTTCAACACTTTTTACAAGTCAGTCTGCCAAAAAAATCTGATTATAGGATGGTATGTTAAAAAGTACCCTAAGACCAAATGTTACAGGCCAGGCAGCTAAAATCAAAAAAGGACAATGCTGAACTGTCAAGTAAAACTTATTGAATTTGCCTTTGGTGCAGGACAGTAGAGAAGAGAGAGAAAGGCATAGTTGTTGTATGATTGATATGATAATCCACAGGCAGTGTAGCCAAACGCTTCCAGAGCATCAATGCTGAAAACACAGAGGAGAACAGGAGGCTGTACCGCCAGCTCCTCTTCACTGCTGAGGACCGTGTTGTGCCTTGCATCGGCGGCGTCATTCTCTTCCATGAGACCATGTACCAAAAGACAGATGATGGCAAAGTCTTCCCACAATACCTCAAGGAAAGAGGCATGGTGGTTGGCATCAAGGTTGACAAGGGTGTCGTCCCCCTGGCTGGAACAAATGGCGAGACAACCACCCAAGGTCAACAAACATACGATCATGACACAGCCTGAATATTTCAGCAATGTTTTCTCTGGCTATTTTCTCATATCAATCCTCCTCAACAGGGCTTGATGGGTTGTATGAGCGCTGCGCACAGTACAAGAAGGATGGCGCCGACTTTGCCAAGTGGCGTTGTGTTCTGAAGATCACCCCCACCACGCCCTCACGGCTGGCCATCATTGAGAATGCCAATGTCTTGGCTCGCTATGCTAGCATTTGCCAGATGGTGAGACACCACAGATAGATGCTTAGATGAGCATGAACCCTTAAAACTTTTACTAAGTTAAAACTGAGAAATGCCACTTAAAATTATTACTTGGATTTTCTGTACCAGGAAGcagctgattttttttatttttttttttgaagaatgACATAGTCACTATATCATCCCACCCACCTCCTTCCTGCGTGCTGGGCATGTATGATAAGCGTTTTATTCTAAGGAAGCAAAACCACATGCAAGTTCTGCAGGGAAACATTTTTGTGACAGTTTTACTCTTAACAGGATTTGACTTGAAGAGTTCAGATCCATGAACCCTTAGTTATGGTTTACGAAGAAATGGCAATGCTTTCACCATAGCAAAGGAATGCCAAGAAAAATGTATGGTATACTGCCCCTAATAGAGTCCTTTTGACCTGTTTTACCCCTCAGCATGGCATTGTCCCCATTGTTGAGCCTGAGATCCTCCCTGATGGCGATCATGACCTGAAGCGCTGTCAGTACGTCACTGAGAAGGTTCTGGCAGCTGTCTACAAGGCCCTGTCTGACCACCACGTCTACCTGGAGGGCACCCTGCTCAAACCCAACATGGTCACCCCCGGACACTCCTGCTCTCATAAGTACAGCAACCAGGAGATCGCCATGGCAACTGTTACTGCCCTGCGTCGCACTGTGCCCCCTGCCGTTCCCGGTAAACAAGATGTACAGCTTGTAAACAGACGGATTTATAAAGTCTCATTTACATGTCTCCCTTGTATTCTCCTGTACAGGAATCACTTTCCTGTCAGGTGGCCAGAGTGAGGAGGAGGCCACAGTCAACCTGAATGCAATGAACCAGTGCCCTTTGCACAGGCCCTGGGCTCTGACCTTCTCATATGGCCGTGCCC
This Nothobranchius furzeri strain GRZ-AD chromosome 16, NfurGRZ-RIMD1, whole genome shotgun sequence DNA region includes the following protein-coding sequences:
- the aldoab gene encoding aldolase a, fructose-bisphosphate, b, which codes for MPHAYPFLSPEQKKELSDIAQRIVAPGKGILAADESTGSVAKRFQSINAENTEENRRLYRQLLFTAEDRVVPCIGGVILFHETMYQKTDDGKVFPQYLKERGMVVGIKVDKGVVPLAGTNGETTTQGLDGLYERCAQYKKDGADFAKWRCVLKITPTTPSRLAIIENANVLARYASICQMHGIVPIVEPEILPDGDHDLKRCQYVTEKVLAAVYKALSDHHVYLEGTLLKPNMVTPGHSCSHKYSNQEIAMATVTALRRTVPPAVPGITFLSGGQSEEEATVNLNAMNQCPLHRPWALTFSYGRALQASALKAWGGKKENGKACQDEFVKRALANSQACQGKYVSSGDSAAGGESLFVANHAY